A region from the Fusarium musae strain F31 chromosome 1, whole genome shotgun sequence genome encodes:
- a CDS encoding hypothetical protein (EggNog:ENOG41), whose product MSASPTQPTQSAKRPLEEASSPSRAGDQPDAKRPALDKNKHDDDVEVPEAPTDVPAEDHDDKVNGAHKSEDDDDATLDHASDTKAAAAATVAASASNAVTSAAAHDETSWIHIRAVISSPEAATVIGKGGENVSNIRKLSNAKCTVSDYQKGAVERILTVSGIVDAVAKAFGLIIRTLNNEPLNESSTASSKTYPLRLLIPHILIGSIIGKGGARIREIQEASGARLNASDSCLPMSSERSLVVMGVADAVHIATYYVGSTLLEQLNDRFGGPAASAYATRSGAPAGSIPGGMQVVPYSPQPASGHYGRSENYGRHNDRRSHHMPPAPYPQQYPHAAAQANPVMPMHYGGAQGGGAYGAAAHGQPHMAPHAGPQPHAGAPQAQPMGGAIPGGPITQQIYIPNDMVGAIIGKGGQKINEIRQMSNSVIKINEPQDNSNERLVTITGTEECNRMALYMLYSRLGEVQNRSSKN is encoded by the exons ATGTCTGCTTCCCCAACACAACCAACCCAGTCGGCCAAGCGCCCTTTGGAAGAAGCTTCTTCGCCCTCGCGCGCTGGTGATCAGCCTGATGCCAAACGACCTGCtcttgacaagaacaagcatgacgacgatgttgaGGTCCCCGAAGCTCCCACCGACGTCCCTGCAGAGGACCATGACGATAAGGTCAATGGAGCCCATAAgtctgaagatgatgacgatgccaCTTTGGACCATGCATCCGACACAAAGGCCGCCGCTGCCGCCACAGTTGCTGCCTCTGCATCCAACGCTGTAACGTCTGCTGCTGCCCATGACGAGACTTCGTGGATTCATATTCGCGCTGTTATCTCGAGCCCGGAGGCTGCTACCGTCATTGGAAAGGGGGGCGAGAATGTTTCCAACATCAGGAAGCTTTCCAACGCTAAGTGCACAGTCAGCGACTACCAAAAGGGGGCCGTTGAACGTATTCTTACTGTTAGCGGCATAGTAGACGCTGTAGCCAAG GCTTTTGGCTTGATCATCCGAACACTGAACAACGAACCCCTCAACGAATCCTCAACTGCGTCTTCAAAAACATATCCCTTACGGCTGCTCATTCCGCATATTTTGATCGGCTCCATCATTGGTAAGGGTGGTGCCCGTATTCGTGAGATCCAAGAGGCATCTGGTGCTCGGTTGAACGCTTCTGACTCATGCTTGCCTATGTCAAGCGAGAGATCGCTGGTCGTAATGGGTGTCGCTGATGCTGTTCATATCGCAACTTACTATGTTGGCAGCACCCTTCTTGAACAGCTTAATGATAGATTTGGAGGTCCTGCTGCGTCTGCCTACGCAACCCGTAGCGGCGCCCCTGCTGGCTCGATTCCAGGCGGCATGCAAGTTGTTCCCTACTCACCCCAACCGGCCTCGGGCCACTACGGACGAAGTGAAAATTACGGCCGCCACAACGACCGGCGATCTCACCATATGCCACCCGCGCCTTACCCTCAGCAATATCCCCACGCAGCTGCTCAGGCCAACCCTGTCATGCCTATGCATTATGGGGGTGCTCAGGGAGGAGGTGCCTATGGCGCAGCTGCTCATGGCCAACCGCACATGGCCCCTCATGCTGGTCCTCAACCTCATGCTGGTGCTCCCCAAGCTCAGCCCATGGGCGGTGCCATCCCCGGTGGGCCTATCACACAGCAGATTTACATCCCGAACGACATGGTCGGTGCTATCATCGGCAAGGGTGGACAGAAGATCAATGAGATCCGCCAGATGAGCAACAGCGtgatcaagatcaacgaGCCGCAGGACAATAGTAACGAGCGACTGGTGACCATTACCGGAACGGAGGAATGTAACCGTATGGCATTGTACATGCTCTACTCTCGACTCGGTGAGGTGCAAAACAGATCCAGCAAGAATTAA